Genomic window (Siphonobacter curvatus):
GGTGAAGTATACACCCGTTTTAATTTTCCAAAATACGGATTAAGTCTTCATTTACGTAAAACAGTTCCTTGCCATCCTTCGACGGATTTAGGATTCGGGCGGCTACCAGCTCTTTAAAATACTTGGTCAGCGTCGTTCGGGAAGTAATGCCTAGCTGCTCCCCAATCAGAGCGGGTTTAATGTACGGTTGGCTGAAAATTAGCTCGTTTACTTCTTTATTGTACCATTTCATCAGACTTTTCCCGTGAGCCAGGGTAGACTCCATCTGGGCCAGAATCTGATCGATCAACTGACTCGTCAGCTGGGCCGTTTTCTCGATGGCATCCAGTAGAAATAAAATCCACGGTTTCCAGCTTCCCCGCTGGGTGACTACGCCCAGATTATAGTAGTAATCATCTTTATGGACGATGATGTACTTGGATAAATATAGCACGGGCTGGTCCAGTAATCCTGCATTCACCAGATACAGTAAATTAAGAATTCGTCCGGTCCGACCATTTCCGTCCGTAAATGGGTGAATGGCCTCAAACTGGTAATGAGCGATACACATTTTCAGCAACGGATCGGTGGGATAGGTCTTTTCATCGTTGAGATACGCCAGTAGATTATCCATGAGTTTCTCAACGATGCCATTGCCCCGTGGCGGTGTGTAAATGACTTCTCCCGCTCTAAATTCACTTTGTCCGCGTTTAATGATCGTGAGTGATGCCGGAGAGCGTAGCCCCGCTGAAGAGCGTTTAATTTGTCTGAAGATACCGATTACGCCTTCCAGATCGATTCGCCGGGTTTGCTGGATTAGATGATAACCCGTCCATAAAGCCTCCCGGTAGCGGAGTACTTCCTTGGTAGACGCATTGGCTTTTTCTTCCTGGAGGGTATCCGAAACGGCCCGGTAAAGTTCATCTTCCGTGGTAAAGATATTTTCAATAGCCGTTGAAGCCTTGGCCTCCTGAAGAGCAATGGTGTTGATCAGCATCAAAGGATTGGGTAACCGCTGAATACTGCTATTGACCGATGCCAATGCCCGGGAGGCAACTACCAGTTTTTTTAAAATGTCTACGTCATTTTCACTACTGGCATCAGGCGGTAAAAGCGGGAGATCATTATAGGGTTGGTTGCGATCGTAAGCCATCTTTTTTGTTCATTTTTTCTGTTTTTTTGAACAGATGACAAATGTAGCTTAGTTTCTGAACTAATTGGCGCTATATGTTCATTTTTTACATATAAAATGAACATATAGCGCCAAACTCAGATCTAAGTGAACGTCATTTAACTATAGGTTCACTAAATATGCAAAAGTGAACCTATAGTCAAGCTTGATAGAGTTGCTCGTTAATGGTACGCACGATGCCGGAAGCTTATCATCTTAGAGGAAGTAGCGGATGTACCCATCAGTCGGTCAGACTGCTGACTTCCACCTGAGCCGCGGGAGCGGTACTCTCATAGACGGCTTTGCCCGTCGTAGACAAAATCTACACCCGGGCTACCTTACTGACTTTTTCGCTTACACACGTTTGAGATTCAATGGACTCCTCTGTGGCCTGTAATCGGGTCATTAGAAGTAACCTAAATGGGTTAGTATTCCACATTACTACCGCGTGAAGAAGGAGATGACTGACAAATCCGTGAATCGTCCACCTAAAACCTTACTTTGCTACCCTGTTTGATTTACGGGGTCCGATACATTTGCCTATCATTTGGTTACAGGCTACTACGGAAACAAATCAAACAAAAACAATGGAAGAAACCACCGTCGTTATCATCGGAGCTGGTGTATGCGGACTGACGCTGGCCGCATTTTTACAGAAGGCCAAAATACCTTTTGTGGTATTGGAAAGGCGTGATCGTGCCTATATTGAGACGCGGCAACGGGCTGGCGTAGTTGATTCCCGGGCCGTGCGGATGTTTGAAGAATGGGGGTTGGCGGATAAATTACTCAGCGGTCCGGCTGCGTACGCTATTGAGTATCGCCTCAACGGCTTACCACGGGTGTTTAGCGGCATCGGCGACAATGGGGCTCAAAGTCTGTTCTGTACCCAGCAAATGCTGGTTAATAATTTACTACGAGATCTAGTGGATGTAACGGCAGCAGACGTCCGGTTTGAGGTCGTTGACCTCACCATTCGGAACGAAAAAAAGGAACGTCCCCAGGTTTCGTATACGGATCAAAGCGGTCAGCATCAAATTGTTTGTGAGTATATGGCAGGGTGTGATGCCGATCGGGGAGTCAGCCGATCATCGATTCCTGAAGAATTATTGACTAAATATAGTTACGAGTATGGATATGCCTGGTTAGCTGCTCTGGTTGAAGCCCCAGTAACAGGCTATCCCATTATGGCAATCAGTGAACATGGATTTGCCGCTCAACTTCCACGTGGTCCGCAACGGAGCCGGTATTATTTGCAATGTGCTTTAAGTGATCATGCAGCAGATTGGCCGAATGAGCGTATTTGGGATGAAATTAGGCGTAGAGTAGGGGATGATTCCATTGAAAACGTTCCCATACACCATATTGAATTTGTTCCCTTTCGTTCTGTCGTTTACTCCCCTATGCAGTATAATAATCTTTTCCTGGCCGGTGATGCCGCCCACCTTGTTCCTCCCGTAAGTGCCAAAGGAATGAATCTAGGGCTTTACGATGTGGATATACTGGCCCATGCCCTAATCAGTGCGATTAAGGAGCACGATACAACCGCGTTGGAACATTATTCTACTACCTGTTTGCCTCATGTATGGAATTATCAGGATTTCGCCCTATGGATGGCTGACACCATGCATGATGCAGGTGATCCTTCGCAGTACGGAGCATTTCGTCAGATGGTTGCCCGTGCTCGTTTAGATAATCTGTTTCATTCGCCTACCGCAGCTCGCCTGCATATGGAATATCAGGGCGGGACGAACTAAGCCGGTCAACATCATCGTTTTTTTAGGAGCTTTGGCTGCCTATGATTAAAAGAACAAAAATACCAGTTCATCCGATGTATGATTGGTTTTCAGGGGTCTATGTACACACAATGGATGCCCTAAAGCTTCAGCATCCTCTATATGAGATGTCGCAACCACACCGGCATGACTTTTACTATTGTATCGTGCTTGATAAAGGGGAGATGGAGCTAGAAGTCGATTTTGAAAAAGTTCAGTTGAACGATCACCATATTTTTGTTTCTTATCCAGGCCAGATCCATCATATCGTATCCGCCCAGGTAAAGCGTGGTTGGTTTCTGGCATTTGATCCTGCCATACTTGACGTAAACCTGAGAAGCATCCTCGATCAATGTCTAGCCGAAATCATTTTGATACCGGTAGCGTCACAGCAATTTGCACACCTCTATTCTTTGATAGATCATCTCTATTTAATCTATAAGGAACCTGCACCGTTATTTCAAGAGCAAGTCATTCAGGGAATGCTCAGTTCACTCATTTATCGATTCGCTTCCATCTACTTACAGCAGGAAAAGTCGAGGCTACGCACGCATTCTACTCGTAGTATTGAGATGACGAAGATTTTCCGGCAGATGCTTCGAAACAACTTCCGCACCATGAAAAGCACCTCACAGTATGCGGCTGAAATGAACATTTCAGCCAGCCACTTGAATGATACGGTCAAGTCCGTTACCGGCTTCCCGATCACTTACCATATTCAGCAAGAATTAATGCGGGAAGCCCGACGCTTATTATATTACTCTGATCATACCATACTAGCAGTGGCAGATGAGCTGGGTTTCAATGATCTAAAGTATTTTACCCGTTTGTTCAGCAAAATTATCGGGGTCGCCCCGAGCACATTCAAAAAAATGAAGAGCGACCTAAATAAAGTTCGTTTCAAGTCGGTATAAAACGGTAGATTCGGATAGCTATACTAGTTGGGTCAGGCTACCTTACCATTTTCCTCCTTCGCAACAGTCATTCTCGGTAGCTGTGAACGTTTCTTGGCCAGTGCAACTGCTCATCAACATTCGTTTAATAGCTTTGATTAACAGAGGCATCGGTAAAACAAGCGTTTACTTTTCCTTTTTCCAGTCTACATCTTTTTTATTGCGATAGTAACTGGCCATGGAAGTAACCCCCTCTTTGGAATCCTTTTCAAAGCTAAAACTTAATGCAGCTTCCTTAATAAAGAAAAGACCATCGCTTTTGGGGTGCAATTGAACCTTTGGTAAACGAGATTTGGGATTGGTCGCTCGGATGTATAACTTATTTTCTTCCCGGGTGACCACCATTTGGTAGGATTTTTTGTACGTATACGTTCTTACGTACGCTTGTAACTGGGGAATCGTCAACGCATACGGTTTTCGCCCGAACACTTGATCGATGATATCGTTAGTAAGCACGACCCAGTCCATATCCAGCTCAAACCCATTAAATAGAGTTACTACGAAAAGATCCGCCTGGGGCAGATAAACGGCATTGGTTTAAAAGCCATCCGTAGAGCCAGCGTGCTCAATCGTAGGTTGCCCGTCGAGTTTTTTATTGTACCAACCATAGCCATACGGAGCATCCGTTCCGTTGGTAAGCTTGAAGGAAGTCCAGGCTTTTTTTAGTAATGAATCACTGATGAGTTTTCCTGCTAGCAAAGCCTGATGCCAGGTAAGTAGATCTGTTGCCGAAGAAAGCAAACCTCCGGCAGCATACAACGTGTAGATTTCCTGAAGGCTGGCTTTTCCCAGTTTTCTGTCTACTTTGGCGTAAGCCGCAGGCATTGGACTTACTGGACTTTCAGCATTATAATAAGAAGTATGGGTTAGGTTTGCTTTAGCCAGAACATGTTCGTGAAGGTACTGCTCATAGGGTTGCCCCGTAATGACTTCAATGAGGTACCCTAATAAATAGTAATTGGAATTGCTGTATTCAAATTGACTTCCTGGTGCAAAGCTTAGGGGCTCATCTTTAAAATAATCGACCCCCTGAGCGGGCGTATAGGTAGGTCGTTGCTGGGTAGGGTTATCGATTTCAAAGTAATTTTTAATGCCAGAAGTGTGCGTAAGCAGGTGTTCGATGGTAAGAGTGTGGCCTTTGCTGGGAAAATTTTTAAGGTAGGTTTGAATCGAGTCCTGAAGGGAAAGTTTGCCTGCTTCTGCGAGTTGAAGGATGGCAACGGCGGTAAACTGTTTGGTAATGGAGCCGATGCGAAAGATCATATCGGGCTGCATGGGCGTATTCTTTTCCAAATCCGCGTTTCCGAAAGCCTTGTGATAAAGGATATTTCCCTGTCTAGCAATCAATAACACGCCGCCGGGGGCAACGGCAGGCAGACGTTGGGAAAAAAGCGAATCAATCTCAAGGCTAAGGTTGTTATCAAATGTTCTCTGGGCGTAAGAATGAATGCTAAGAAAGAGAAAAAGGAAAGTACAAATCCAGCGAGGGAATGGCATCTTTCTGGTTTATTTAGTGGTATATGTGTCTTTAAGTTAAACTAAAGCGGATCATTGTACCGCCAAGGATAAGTAAATAAGTATATAAGTAACCTCAAGCTTATGGAGTAACAGATACCATCTAACTAAAAAGATGTCCTCTGTAGACTATGAACTGTCAATCTACTGCCATTGATCCATTGTTCTTTAGTTATACAGCTAGTACCAAGGAGGCCAATAGAATCCCTTGCATGAGCCGCTGAATAAATCCGCGAAGAGGTAAGCCCGGAATGGATAACCTTCTTACCCTTGGAGAGTAGCTATAAAAGCCCTGTAAGATTAAAAAAAGCGGACATAAATGATAAAAACGTAAATTCCTCTCTTGTCCGTAACGTCTCAGTGAAAACATGTACCAAGTGCGGAAGGTATAATGAATGCCATAAGAATGCTGGCCTATAGATGCCTTAGGTTCAATTGGTTTTTGTATGGGCTTGGATGTATTCTTTAGGCGTAAGATTCGTTGCTTTTTTAAAGGTGGTGTAAAAGGTAGTTTTGGAGTTGAAGCCAGCTTTAATGGCAACACCCAACAGATCCATATGCTTTAGGTCATCGGATAGGAGCAGGATCTTTGCTTCCTGCGTTCGCAGTTCATTAATAAACTGATAAAAGTTCTTCCCAAATCCATTGTTAAGCACGTAAGATAATTCATGGGTGGTAATGCCTATCTTTAATGCTAATGCCGAAAGGGTTAGGTTGGGATCGAGGTACAGTTTCTCATCCTGGGTCTTTCGCAGAATGATTCCTTTGAGTGCTTCAACCTGAGCAGGCGTAAGTCGTTCATTACTGGCTTTTTTAGCTGCTATCTCGTCTTTTTCTAAGGGAAGATAAGACTCCGTTAGATAAATTGATTTTTGAGTTAGGGTGGCATAAGCCAACGGGATGATCCCTACAAAATAGAGCACAGAGGAAAAAGCAGTGATGTCACTAATCAATACACTTAGCAGGCGAATGACGATCAACACCAACACGGAGGCCAGGAGATAACTAAGCCACTTCAGATCAATTTTGTCGGTAAACGAAGAGAGGAGTTGTATATTTTTTCGGTGACGGCGGAGTAGAGAAAAGCAGCTTATCCAATAATACATCATCTGGCCAAAGAAAAAATACCGGACCGTAAACCGTATCCAAGCTGGCAAGGAAGGTAAATAGGCCGGTTCGCTACTAAGCGTGGGCGTTAAGTAGACGAGAGAAAAGACAAGAAAAAGCAAGAAGGGTACGAAGTGCAGAAGCCAGTTCTTAATAGGCAAAGAAGGAGCTACGTAATGGTTTACGGCCAGATACAAACAGGGAAGCATAGCCCATCTGGGTAATTCTAGTACATGGTACAGACCACTGACATCCCGTTTAAATGCTTCCAGGAAAAGTTGGGTGAATGTGCAGGCAAGGATAAAATAGAAGGCTCCGAGCCATCGGTCGGCTGGCTTGTTTGCCTTCGTTAAACCCATCCAAAACAAGGCTCCTAACAGCCCCAATGCTCCCGCGGAAAAGGCAAAAAAAGTAGCTAAAACAGATAAGTCGGACATGAGATCATTGGCAAGGCTGCTGAATGTGCTAGAGTTCAAAACTTCTGATGGCCTTACCGCCAGATGGGAACGCCAATCCAACCGTGGATGGTCAGTAATACAACCAAGTAAAACAAAAAGATACTATTGAAAAGTAAGGCAAATTTTATCCAGATTTTAGTGAGCTTAGACCATTGATTATATAAACCATAGGCTCCAATAATGACACTAATGGCAAACAAGAGCATACCGGCGAAAATAGAGAAACTGGTCGCATTCAGAAAAGTAAACCGTTCTTTGTGAATCTCATCCGTTGCCCCCAAAAGTCGATACGATAGCCCGAAACAAACGATTCCTACAGCGGGGAAAAGCGGTAATGAAAGCTGCCTCAGGTTTATTTTCTTAACCAGTAAGAGAGGTATACCGATTAGCGTATAGAGTAGGGACAAAAAAGCGGCGATGAGTCCAAGGTAAATAGGAATCTTTTGCATGAGAATCGATGACTCGGATGTTTTCCCGTAAAACCGGTTGCCATACCCTTGAAAAAAGGCACGTCCTTCTTCATCTCGGCCTAACACTGCAGAAGGTACGATATCTCCCCTGAATCGAAATATACCCTTTCCCACGTGAATCAGAGAATCAATGGGACCCTTTCCTGCATCGATGATGAGCTTATCTTGATGAATAGACACGAGTCTAATGCCCGAGAATATTCTCTTGTAAAACTCCCACGTTTCATTTTTGGGATTCATGAATTGATAGTAGCCCAACAGAGGTTCTACAGTTGACGCATCGAGCAGGAGAGCGGGTAGCGTTGGAGCTTGAATGTCTTTCGTTAGAAAACCTTCAATAACCTGAGATACCGGCCATAGATTCGCATTGCAATTCGTAGAAACAGCATAGGCTAAGCCAGCTTCCCGGTTGAAGAATAACCAGGAGCTAAAGCCTTCCCCTTTGCCATTATGCCCCCTGAATGCTACTTTTTTGTTGTTCGGGAATAGTTCGTTACCCAGAGCATAGCCCGTGTGTAAGCCGTTTCGGCTAGCTAAGGTGCTGTGGATTCTTTCCATCTCTAACTGGTCACGCTCAGGCAGTAGCTCAGTAGCACTGTCTGTATGAACCTTTAACAGGTAACGCATAAACTTGGTCATATCCGTAGCCGTTGAAACCAGAGATCCAGCGGCTCCATTGCCGCTAGGTCCGTACAGGGGTAGAGCGGTAAATGCTTTAGTATCGAAGTTATAGCCTATAGCATAGAGTGGCAGTTTTTTACCGTCTCGATCAAAGAGGGTATGATCCATTTTTAAGGGTTGAAGGAGGACCTGGTCTAGGTAGTGATTCCAGGG
Coding sequences:
- a CDS encoding serine hydrolase domain-containing protein; this translates as MPFPRWICTFLFLFLSIHSYAQRTFDNNLSLEIDSLFSQRLPAVAPGGVLLIARQGNILYHKAFGNADLEKNTPMQPDMIFRIGSITKQFTAVAILQLAEAGKLSLQDSIQTYLKNFPSKGHTLTIEHLLTHTSGIKNYFEIDNPTQQRPTYTPAQGVDYFKDEPLSFAPGSQFEYSNSNYYLLGYLIEVITGQPYEQYLHEHVLAKANLTHTSYYNAESPVSPMPAAYAKVDRKLGKASLQEIYTLYAAGGLLSSATDLLTWHQALLAGKLISDSLLKKAWTSFKLTNGTDAPYGYGWYNKKLDGQPTIEHAGSTDGF
- a CDS encoding Fic family protein — protein: MAYDRNQPYNDLPLLPPDASSENDVDILKKLVVASRALASVNSSIQRLPNPLMLINTIALQEAKASTAIENIFTTEDELYRAVSDTLQEEKANASTKEVLRYREALWTGYHLIQQTRRIDLEGVIGIFRQIKRSSAGLRSPASLTIIKRGQSEFRAGEVIYTPPRGNGIVEKLMDNLLAYLNDEKTYPTDPLLKMCIAHYQFEAIHPFTDGNGRTGRILNLLYLVNAGLLDQPVLYLSKYIIVHKDDYYYNLGVVTQRGSWKPWILFLLDAIEKTAQLTSQLIDQILAQMESTLAHGKSLMKWYNKEVNELIFSQPYIKPALIGEQLGITSRTTLTKYFKELVAARILNPSKDGKELFYVNEDLIRILEN
- a CDS encoding helix-turn-helix domain-containing protein translates to MSDLSVLATFFAFSAGALGLLGALFWMGLTKANKPADRWLGAFYFILACTFTQLFLEAFKRDVSGLYHVLELPRWAMLPCLYLAVNHYVAPSLPIKNWLLHFVPFLLFLVFSLVYLTPTLSSEPAYLPSLPAWIRFTVRYFFFGQMMYYWISCFSLLRRHRKNIQLLSSFTDKIDLKWLSYLLASVLVLIVIRLLSVLISDITAFSSVLYFVGIIPLAYATLTQKSIYLTESYLPLEKDEIAAKKASNERLTPAQVEALKGIILRKTQDEKLYLDPNLTLSALALKIGITTHELSYVLNNGFGKNFYQFINELRTQEAKILLLSDDLKHMDLLGVAIKAGFNSKTTFYTTFKKATNLTPKEYIQAHTKTN
- a CDS encoding 4-hydroxybenzoate 3-monooxygenase, which translates into the protein MEETTVVIIGAGVCGLTLAAFLQKAKIPFVVLERRDRAYIETRQRAGVVDSRAVRMFEEWGLADKLLSGPAAYAIEYRLNGLPRVFSGIGDNGAQSLFCTQQMLVNNLLRDLVDVTAADVRFEVVDLTIRNEKKERPQVSYTDQSGQHQIVCEYMAGCDADRGVSRSSIPEELLTKYSYEYGYAWLAALVEAPVTGYPIMAISEHGFAAQLPRGPQRSRYYLQCALSDHAADWPNERIWDEIRRRVGDDSIENVPIHHIEFVPFRSVVYSPMQYNNLFLAGDAAHLVPPVSAKGMNLGLYDVDILAHALISAIKEHDTTALEHYSTTCLPHVWNYQDFALWMADTMHDAGDPSQYGAFRQMVARARLDNLFHSPTAARLHMEYQGGTN
- a CDS encoding serine hydrolase domain-containing protein, whose product is MTQSRTLFVTLLLLLTCCTTSKAQAPSLPDASTAPLMTELKQVMQKEHLPGLMVSIVKRDSLFFSAGLGYADVEQQRRVDAHTQFHLASITKFFVAMGIQKLIAAGKLHLNDRLRVLAPEIPYTNPWESTHPVRLVHLLEHTAGFEDIELSRMVHTSRLPLKGIEAVQSVEHSLHARWKPGQIMSYSNPGYMVLGYLLEKVSGMPWNHYLDQVLLQPLKMDHTLFDRDGKKLPLYAIGYNFDTKAFTALPLYGPSGNGAAGSLVSTATDMTKFMRYLLKVHTDSATELLPERDQLEMERIHSTLASRNGLHTGYALGNELFPNNKKVAFRGHNGKGEGFSSWLFFNREAGLAYAVSTNCNANLWPVSQVIEGFLTKDIQAPTLPALLLDASTVEPLLGYYQFMNPKNETWEFYKRIFSGIRLVSIHQDKLIIDAGKGPIDSLIHVGKGIFRFRGDIVPSAVLGRDEEGRAFFQGYGNRFYGKTSESSILMQKIPIYLGLIAAFLSLLYTLIGIPLLLVKKINLRQLSLPLFPAVGIVCFGLSYRLLGATDEIHKERFTFLNATSFSIFAGMLLFAISVIIGAYGLYNQWSKLTKIWIKFALLFNSIFLFYLVVLLTIHGWIGVPIWR
- a CDS encoding helix-turn-helix domain-containing protein, yielding MYDWFSGVYVHTMDALKLQHPLYEMSQPHRHDFYYCIVLDKGEMELEVDFEKVQLNDHHIFVSYPGQIHHIVSAQVKRGWFLAFDPAILDVNLRSILDQCLAEIILIPVASQQFAHLYSLIDHLYLIYKEPAPLFQEQVIQGMLSSLIYRFASIYLQQEKSRLRTHSTRSIEMTKIFRQMLRNNFRTMKSTSQYAAEMNISASHLNDTVKSVTGFPITYHIQQELMREARRLLYYSDHTILAVADELGFNDLKYFTRLFSKIIGVAPSTFKKMKSDLNKVRFKSV